The following proteins are co-located in the [Pasteurella] mairii genome:
- the putP1 gene encoding sodium/proline symporter, which produces MFGFDPTMVTFTVYIFGMLLIGVLAYYYTNNLSDYILGGRRLGSFVTAMSAGASDMSGWLLMGLPGAIYLSGLVEGWIAIGLTIGAYLNWLFVAGRLRVYTEFNQNALTLPEYFHNRFGASHSLLKMVSATIILVFFTIYCASGVVAGAKLFQNLFHIDYSVALWYGALATIAYTFIGGFLAVSWTDTIQATLMIFALILTPVYVVLSIGGAEEFQQVLAQAEMAVQKDFTDIFNGTTILGLFSLAAWGLGYFGQPHILARFMAADCVKSLTRARRISIIWMILCLVGAVGIGFFGIAYFYANPSVASIVNNEPEQVFIELAQLLFNPWIAGILLSAILAAVMSTLSCQLLISSSAITEDFYKGFIRPKAGEKELVWLGRAMVLLIAAIAIWIAQDENSKVLVLVQFAWAGFGCAFGPVVLFSLFWKRMTASAAMAGMLTGAITVFAWKSVVANVLLWAGAGETISQNDWYNIYEMIPGFVLASFAILVVSLLSVAPSQAIQDTFEQADKAYKQAL; this is translated from the coding sequence ATGTTTGGATTTGATCCAACAATGGTTACGTTTACTGTCTATATTTTCGGAATGTTGTTGATTGGCGTGTTAGCTTATTATTATACCAACAATTTATCAGATTATATTTTAGGTGGACGTCGTCTTGGTAGCTTTGTTACTGCAATGTCTGCCGGTGCGTCGGATATGTCAGGGTGGTTATTAATGGGATTGCCCGGTGCCATTTACCTTTCTGGGCTGGTGGAGGGATGGATTGCTATCGGTTTAACTATCGGCGCATATCTGAACTGGTTGTTTGTTGCCGGACGGTTGCGGGTTTATACCGAATTTAATCAGAATGCATTGACGTTGCCGGAATATTTTCATAATCGCTTTGGTGCAAGTCACTCGTTGCTTAAAATGGTTTCTGCAACCATTATTTTGGTTTTTTTTACCATTTATTGCGCATCCGGCGTCGTGGCAGGAGCAAAATTATTTCAAAATCTCTTCCATATTGATTATTCCGTTGCCCTTTGGTATGGCGCCTTAGCGACCATTGCTTATACCTTTATCGGCGGGTTTTTAGCAGTCAGTTGGACGGATACCATTCAAGCGACTTTGATGATTTTTGCTTTGATTTTAACGCCGGTTTATGTGGTTTTGAGTATCGGTGGCGCAGAGGAATTTCAACAGGTATTGGCGCAAGCGGAAATGGCGGTGCAAAAAGATTTTACTGATATTTTTAACGGAACCACCATACTGGGTTTATTTAGTCTTGCTGCTTGGGGGTTGGGTTATTTCGGTCAACCGCATATTCTCGCCCGTTTTATGGCGGCGGATTGTGTGAAATCCTTAACGCGAGCGCGACGTATTAGTATCATTTGGATGATTTTATGCTTAGTCGGCGCGGTGGGCATTGGCTTTTTTGGTATTGCGTATTTTTATGCCAATCCCTCCGTTGCCAGTATTGTGAACAATGAACCTGAACAAGTGTTTATCGAATTAGCTCAATTATTGTTTAACCCATGGATTGCAGGAATTTTATTATCGGCAATTTTAGCGGCGGTGATGAGTACCTTAAGTTGCCAATTATTGATTTCCTCCAGCGCTATTACCGAAGATTTTTACAAGGGTTTTATTCGCCCGAAAGCCGGCGAAAAAGAATTGGTTTGGCTTGGGCGCGCAATGGTGTTGTTAATTGCCGCCATTGCCATTTGGATAGCGCAAGATGAAAACAGTAAAGTGTTGGTGTTGGTACAATTTGCTTGGGCTGGATTTGGTTGTGCCTTTGGTCCGGTGGTGTTATTTTCCTTATTTTGGAAACGTATGACTGCTTCTGCGGCAATGGCGGGGATGTTAACCGGTGCGATTACTGTGTTTGCTTGGAAAAGTGTAGTGGCAAATGTTCTGTTGTGGGCTGGTGCGGGAGAAACGATTAGCCAGAATGATTGGTACAATATTTATGAAATGATCCCCGGATTTGTTTTAGCCAGCTTTGCGATCTTGGTGGTATCCTTGTTATCTGTCGCACCAAGCCAGGCGATTCAAGACACTTTTGAGCAAGCGGATAAAGCGTATAAACAGGCATTATAA
- the rng gene encoding ribonuclease G, with protein sequence MESVELLVNVTPNETRIALVDTGILKEVHIERQAKRGIVGNIYKGRVTRVLPGMQSAFVDIGLEKAAFLHASDIVSHTECVDENEKKQFIVKDIAELVREGQDIVAQVVKDPLGTKGARLTTDITLPSRYLVFMPENSHVGVSQRIESEEERARLKALVEPFCDELGGFIIRTASEGATEEELRQDAEFLKRLWRKVLERRNKYPTRSMLYGELALTQRILRDFIGAGLEKIRIDSKLCFAEVKQFTEEFIPMLTDKLVLYSGNQPLFDLYSVETAIQTALNKRVNLKSGGYLIIEQTEAMTTIDINTGAFVGHRTLAETIFNTNIEATKAIAQQLQLRNLGGIIIIDFIDMQSDEHRNRVLEALQQALSKDRVKTNVNGFTQLGLVEMTRKRTRESLEHILCGDCPSCNGRGRVKTVETICYEIMREIIRVHHLFSSEQFVVYASHEVADYLINEESHGLVAELEVFIGKQIQIKTEAYYHQEQFDVVVM encoded by the coding sequence ATGGAATCTGTTGAATTATTGGTGAACGTCACGCCAAATGAAACTCGGATCGCGCTTGTCGATACCGGCATATTAAAAGAAGTACATATTGAACGTCAGGCAAAACGTGGTATTGTCGGTAATATTTATAAAGGTCGCGTCACGCGCGTATTACCCGGAATGCAATCCGCATTCGTTGATATTGGCTTGGAAAAAGCCGCCTTTTTACACGCCTCGGACATTGTTTCACACACCGAATGCGTAGACGAAAACGAGAAAAAACAATTTATCGTCAAAGATATTGCCGAATTAGTCCGCGAAGGACAGGATATTGTAGCACAAGTGGTTAAAGATCCCCTTGGCACCAAAGGCGCCCGTCTCACCACAGACATCACGCTCCCCTCCCGCTATTTAGTCTTTATGCCAGAAAACAGCCACGTCGGTGTATCGCAACGCATTGAAAGCGAAGAAGAACGCGCCCGTCTAAAAGCATTAGTTGAACCTTTTTGTGATGAGTTAGGCGGGTTTATCATCCGTACCGCTTCAGAGGGCGCCACCGAAGAAGAATTACGCCAAGATGCGGAATTTTTAAAACGCCTATGGCGCAAAGTCCTCGAACGCCGCAATAAATATCCGACACGTTCCATGTTATATGGTGAGCTGGCGCTCACGCAACGCATTTTAAGGGATTTTATCGGCGCTGGCTTAGAAAAAATCCGGATCGACTCCAAATTATGTTTTGCCGAGGTCAAACAATTTACCGAAGAATTTATCCCAATGCTCACCGATAAACTGGTGTTATATTCCGGCAACCAACCGCTATTTGATCTTTATAGCGTCGAAACTGCCATTCAAACCGCATTAAATAAACGGGTCAACCTAAAATCTGGCGGTTATTTAATTATTGAACAAACGGAAGCCATGACCACTATCGACATCAACACCGGCGCTTTTGTCGGTCATCGTACCTTAGCAGAAACTATTTTTAATACCAATATAGAAGCCACCAAGGCTATCGCGCAACAATTACAGCTCCGCAACCTCGGTGGAATTATCATTATTGATTTTATTGATATGCAAAGCGACGAACACCGCAACCGCGTACTGGAAGCCTTGCAACAAGCCTTGTCCAAAGATCGTGTCAAAACCAATGTCAATGGGTTTACTCAATTAGGTCTAGTCGAAATGACCCGCAAACGCACACGCGAAAGTTTGGAGCATATCCTCTGTGGCGACTGCCCATCTTGCAACGGGCGCGGACGCGTGAAAACGGTGGAAACCATCTGCTATGAAATCATGCGTGAAATTATCCGTGTTCATCACCTATTTTCCAGCGAACAATTTGTGGTTTACGCGTCACACGAAGTCGCCGATTATTTAATTAACGAAGAAAGCCACGGACTTGTCGCCGAACTGGAAGTTTTTATCGGCAAACAAATCCAAATCAAAACTGAAGCCTACTACCACCAAGAACAATTTGATGTGGTAGTAATGTAA
- the serS gene encoding seryl-tRNA synthase, protein MIDPNLLRNNLAEVAEKLQVKRGFVLDVESVKKLEEERKTLQVKTETLQAERNARSKAIGAAKARGEDIGPLLEEVDNMAIELSMAKSQLDDVQAELNKIALTIPNIPADEVPLGKDDSENKEILRWGEPRVFDFEIKDHVSLGENLAGLDFAAGVKLSGARFAVMKGQIAKMHRALAQFMLDLHTEQHGYTEAYVPYLVNHATLYGTGQLPKFGEDLFHTNPLEGEQPYALIPTAEVPVTNLVRDEILDEADLPLKMTAHTPCFRSEAGSYGRDTRGLIRMHQFDKVELVQIVEPEKSMQALEELTSHAEKVLQLLGLPYRKVLLCTGDMGFGSCKTYDLEVWVPAQNTYREISSCSNMWDFQARRMQARCRAKGDKKTRLVHTLNGSGLAVGRTLVAVLENYQNADGSITVPEVLRPYMNGLEVIGK, encoded by the coding sequence ATGATCGATCCAAATTTATTACGCAATAATCTTGCTGAAGTGGCTGAAAAATTACAGGTTAAACGTGGCTTCGTGTTAGATGTCGAATCAGTAAAAAAACTGGAAGAAGAACGCAAAACCTTACAAGTAAAAACGGAAACTTTACAAGCAGAGCGTAATGCGCGCTCGAAAGCGATTGGCGCTGCGAAAGCGCGTGGCGAAGATATTGGACCTTTATTGGAAGAAGTGGACAACATGGCAATTGAGTTGAGCATGGCAAAATCTCAATTGGATGATGTGCAAGCGGAATTAAATAAAATTGCGTTGACGATCCCGAATATTCCGGCGGACGAAGTGCCACTTGGTAAAGACGACAGTGAAAATAAAGAGATTTTACGTTGGGGCGAACCAAGAGTTTTTGATTTTGAAATTAAAGACCATGTTTCTCTTGGCGAAAATTTGGCGGGATTGGACTTTGCGGCGGGTGTGAAATTAAGCGGTGCGCGTTTTGCAGTGATGAAAGGGCAAATTGCGAAAATGCACCGTGCGTTGGCGCAATTTATGTTGGATTTACATACCGAACAACATGGTTATACCGAAGCCTATGTACCTTATTTGGTGAATCATGCCACTCTTTATGGAACCGGACAATTGCCAAAATTTGGTGAAGATTTGTTTCACACAAATCCATTGGAGGGCGAGCAGCCTTATGCGCTAATCCCGACCGCAGAAGTGCCAGTGACCAATTTAGTGCGTGATGAGATTTTAGATGAAGCCGATTTGCCGTTAAAAATGACCGCACATACGCCTTGTTTCCGTTCCGAAGCGGGGTCTTACGGACGCGATACCCGCGGATTAATTCGTATGCACCAATTTGATAAAGTGGAATTGGTGCAAATTGTGGAACCGGAAAAATCCATGCAAGCCTTAGAAGAACTTACCAGCCATGCAGAAAAAGTGTTGCAACTTTTAGGTTTGCCATATCGCAAAGTTTTACTTTGTACCGGCGATATGGGCTTCGGTTCGTGCAAAACATATGATTTGGAAGTATGGGTTCCGGCGCAAAATACGTATCGTGAAATTTCTTCTTGCTCTAATATGTGGGATTTCCAAGCCCGTCGTATGCAAGCTCGTTGCCGCGCCAAAGGGGATAAAAAAACGCGTTTGGTACACACGCTAAACGGTTCTGGTTTAGCGGTTGGACGCACCTTGGTTGCGGTTTTAGAAAATTACCAAAACGCTGATGGCAGCATCACTGTACCGGAAGTTTTACGTCCATATATGAATGGATTAGAGGTTATTGGTAAATAA